The following coding sequences lie in one Ostrea edulis chromosome 8, xbOstEdul1.1, whole genome shotgun sequence genomic window:
- the LOC125660702 gene encoding mucin-2-like, translating into MGNSVKYKVDPDVASSSSNESLPSPRCYRYNMTQGKTRGQQVTPVIMWELPCDNLQHLCCSIDGTVWVCRRPQILQLGPKGQSMFLLEVKVEICGLAASNQGDLVFTDGKNKRLISTRFDDDVITKKVMSTEEWYPIGVCCAGNGDIIVGLFLPEEQGRVTRYSVTGETREVIQKDSSGNQLYKFPAFLAENGNGDIVVSDHLKRTVTVVDRWGRYRFTYTAGELNRQDTVPFLPFGICCDSFWNIIVADCCNDCVHLISVNGEFLHLLFDKSCGLFRPVALSMTQDRKLYVGDRNGIKIFKMDGLQTSREVCKTSRANSLSSMGNNRTGRSNDWKISESAQVLISSGSSSLKKTTERNNPTNPGFYNKAQTMPRLRSKASECNFDVITTNPESIGDAKNRKNILVPPSTITSSPSNRSQPLTSSNSNVTTSSITSTSQTNAMLTPHSSAKKPTSPNNSPSKLKTGKSKESYNVTHSTVSSNTMTHSTVSLNSVTHSTVSSNTMTHPTVSSNTVTQSAVSSNTVTHSTVSSNTMTHSTVSSKQKESLTSSTTTSTNVSFITSTASPQASRSPISSTVPTKVISSAGSTIVSSRENVSFATKASLITSPSPTSSNSPTKAVSSIGTSSSKMSSSLPSSSSRNLSSPIVPSSGLTNALSSSGNSNETDKAMMLAASNKSPSVTMPISPQKKSTLKSSKTNPKPDIAKPTSPNALKSKSTTLVSFVEPVTSVISMTSKPSETSDGKNVSIFCNDTPEKGSGCEDSSQKSIKSISRKTENAQSEKKPTIAPDGKTGLKGTSKPAPLTAKPTLSKSPKKVEKVHVASQKEHSAQSKLCESVNDKQSSHVSDKMRETAPSKSPSKGGKNYRDSNIIESTRI; encoded by the coding sequence ATGGGTAACTCAGTCAAATACAAGGTGGATCCGGATGTCGCATCGTCCAGCAGCAACGAGAGTCTACCGTCACCTAGATGTTACCGGTATAATATGACTCAAGGCAAAACTCGAGGTCAACAGGTCACGCCAGTGATAATGTGGGAACTGCCATGCGACAACTTACAACATCTGTGCTGCAGCATTGATGGTACAGTCTGGGTCTGTAGACGTCCTCAAATTCTCCAACTAGGCCCGAAAGGTCAAAGTATGTTTCTTCTGGAGGTCAAAGTTGAAATTTGTGGCCTAGCAGCAAGCAACCAGGGTGACCTAGTTTTTACAGATGGAAAAAATAAGCGGCTGATCAGCACAAGATTTGATGACGATGTCATCACTAAAAAAGTCATGTCGACGGAGGAGTGGTACCCGATAGGCGTCTGTTGCgctggcaatggtgacatcatCGTGGGGCTTTTTCTTCCGGAGGAACAGGGACGAGTCACGAGGTACTCCGTCACGGGTGAAACGAGAGAAGTGATCCAGAAAGACAGTAGCGGGAACCAGCTGTACAAATTCCCCGCGTTTCTCGCCGAAAATGGAAACGGGGACATAGTAGTATCGGACCACCTAAAACGAACGGTAACTGTTGTTGATCGCTGGGGGAGGTACAGGTTTACTTATACGGCGGGCGAGCTGAACAGGCAGGATACCGTTCCTTTCCTCCCGTTCGGAATTTGCTGTGATTCCTTTTGGAACATTATTGTGGCAGACTGTTGTAACGATTGTGTGCATCTGATTTCAGTGAATGGGGAATTTCTGCATCTGCTCTTCGACAAGTCGTGTGGATTATTTCGTCCTGTGGCACTGTCTATGACACAAGACCGTAAGTTGTATGTTGGAGACAGAAATGGGATAAAGATCTTTAAAATGGACGGTTTACAGACATCCAGAGAAGTTTGTAAAACCTCTAGGGCTAACAGTTTATCGTCGATGGGAAACAACAGGACTGGAAGAAGTAATGATTGGAAAATTTCGGAGAGTGCACAAGTTCTGATTAGTTCGGGTAGTTCAAGCCTAAAGAAAACAACAGAGAGAAACAATCCGACTAACCCTGGCTTTTATAACAAAGCACAAACAATGCCTCGTTTGAGATCAAAAGCATCTGAGTGTAACTTTGACGTCATTACAACAAACCCCGAAAGCATCGGGGATGCAAAGAATAGAAAAAATATTCTTGTCCCACCAAGCACCATTACGTCTTCACCATCAAATCGGTCACAACCTTTGACCTCTTCCAATTCGAACGTAACAACATCTTCTATCACCTCAACAAGTCAAACTAACGCTATGTTAACGCCTCATTCTTCAGCGAAAAAACCCACGTCACCAAATAACTCTCcttcaaaattaaaaacagGGAAATCAAAAGAATCCTACAATGTGACGCATTCCACTGTGTCGTCAAACACTATGACGCATTCCACTGTATCGCTAAACTCTGTGACGCATTCCACTGTGTCATCAAACACTATGACGCATCCCACTGTGTCGTCAAACACTGTGACGCAATCCGCTGTGTCATCCAACACTGTGACGCATTCCACTGTGTCTTCAAATACTATGACGCATTCTACTGTATCATCAAAGCAAAAGGAGTCGTTGACTTCCAGCACAACAACGAGCACAAATGTTTCTTTCATTACTTCCACGGCATCCCCACAAGCATCAAGATCGCCAATATCATCCACTGTTCCGACAAAGGTAATTTCTTCTGCTGGGAGTACCATTGTGTCATCAAGAGAAAACGTTTCTTTTGCTACCAAAGCATCTTTAATAACATCACCGTCACCCACATCTTCTAATTCACCAACAAAAGCAGTTTCTTCTATAGGGACATCGTCAAGCAAAATGTCTTCTTCCCTTCCTTCATCTTCTTCAAGAAACCTCTCAAGTCCTATCGTGCCATCAAGTGGATTGACAAATGCACTGTCTTCCTCGGGGAATTCAAATGAAACGGACAAAGCAATGATGTTAGCGGCATCGAACAAGTCGCCATCCGTAACAATGCCCATTTCGCCACAAAAGAAATCGActttaaaatcatcaaaaacaaATCCAAAGCCCGATATCGCGAAACCTACGTCACCAAATGCACTTAAAAGTAAATCAACTACTTTAGTGTCTTTTGTCGAACCAGTGACGTCAGTGATATCAATGACGTCAAAGCCGTCTGAAACATCTGACGGTAAAAACGTTAGTATATTTTGTAACGACACTCCTGAGAAAGGGTCTGGATGCGAGGATTCATCACAAAAATCTATCAAATCCATTTCTAGGAAAACAGAAAATGCACAGAGTGAGAAAAAGCCGACCATTGCTCCTGACGGTAAGACAGGACTTAAAGGTACTTCAAA